The following proteins come from a genomic window of Larimichthys crocea isolate SSNF chromosome III, L_crocea_2.0, whole genome shotgun sequence:
- the LOC104933668 gene encoding ras and Rab interactor 2 isoform X1 produces the protein MSISPSRKQERKGSFFKLIDSFAWEIGTLKKEMGNKTEPAEGDHNTDTLLGLGEEVGGLFLQASPCAGMGAGPAGARDSGYDSLHRRLSVLDRLVHTHAVWLQLGLSRHNATRILQSQPTGTFVVRKSSSLQKKVISLRMDKDSAVPVKDFPVKESQYTFSLEGSGLSFADLFRLVAFCCISRDVLPFTLKLPEAIASARTSADLEEVAKLGAGFWEGNQLCHKTKGSVSGIGAPDRPPPPSQSTVSLATTPGYPQLRTRTPSELDCCQSNGALCFINPLFIKVHQPDGDTASGSSGTTKQGLREEPVRSNLDTDNKDTQRSDDCSSDHSDSSQARQSNLQSLGRNTGLQDDNSESSNSSSQKLSTADSVSRSPPPRPPPPHFTSRRSARPLRQRSMPEKISWINVPKEKVEERERERERGSSLLSRLGSSLSISPSSSPPKRLSISSPISIPRPSLPISLSSLSSSPRRVKASPSSSQEDAQCHLALEEQTIEKALKRAKLRNTSRTSDQDSSSPPDPSLTTSKPSVVAGEEEEAVKQCGSGGQRLSDMSISTDSSDSLDFSQSSAFFLPPLHDPSPPTVADFNTHLPLSLPPPHLPYCSMEEDDDDEDDEDEEEPDYGVSLESDQDQDQDLTMVPPGHRTKRRPSASALVLQKALRGQLRKMSGVFNSLLTPEKRAIRRVVELSRDKGSYFGCLVQDYLSYMGEGAGTQAWQGYASGLELLQTLRQFITQMKSYLRQSSELEPPIESLIPEDQIDRVLEKAMHKCVLKSLKPVVSVALQEFQVRSGEWQELKENLSLAKARPPQEMGVADTLPPDPMAIEKIKHKFLTMSKLYSPEKKVTMLLRVCKLIYTIMEDNSGRLYGADDFLPMLTYVLAQCDMPQLDNEILYMMELLDPSLLHGEGGYYLTSAYGAMSLIRNIQEEQAARVLSSETRDTLHQWHRRRTTQRSAPSFDDFQNYLRVALQELDSGCTAKTLQVRPYATVEEVCQLCAHKFKVSDPENYSLFLVVEGSSQQLAPDTHPQKIKAELHSRSQATPFHFVFRRVANLKTSSSPAPPNPTLNLNDLTVTSDSQANLNDLSMDPSAPSAQPSLSLSPTLSLSLPPSHLNGNSISI, from the exons ctGATCGACTCATTTGCCTGGGAAATCGGCACACTGAAGAAGGAAATGGGAAATAAAACTGAACCTGCAGAAGGAgaccacaacacagacacactcctcGG GCTGGGGGAAGAGGTGGGAGGTCTCTTTCTGCAGGCGTCGCCTTGTGCTGGAATGGGAGCAGGGCCGGCCGGAGCGAGAGATTCAGGCTACGACTCCCTCCATCGGCGGCTCAGCGTTCTGGACAGACTGGTGCATACACATGCTGTGTGGCTACAGCTGGGCCTCAGCCGCCACAACGCCACCCGTATACTGCAGAGCCAACCCACTGGG ACATTTGTGGTCAGGAAGTCGAGCAGCCTGCAGAAGAAAGTCATTTCTCTGCGTATGGACAAAGACTCTGCAGTTCCCGTCAAAGACTTCCCTGTGAAGGAGAGCCAGTACA CTTTCTCCTTGGAGGGATCAGGCCTGAGCTTCGCAGACCTTTTCCGTCTGGTGGCTTTCTGCTGCATCAGCAG ggatgTGTTGCCCTTCACTCTGAAGCTCCCAGAGGCCATTGCTTCAGCCAGAACATCTGCTGATCTTGAGGAGGTCGCTAAACTTGGAgcag gCTTCTGGGAAGGCAATCAGTTGTGCCACAAGACGAAGGGCTCAGTCTCAGGAATAGGTGCTCCCGACAGACCACCTCCACCTTCCCAGAGCACAGTCTCCTTGGCAACCACCCCAGGATACCCTCAGCTTCGAACTCGCACACCATCTGAGCTTGATTGTTGCCAGTCTAATGGAGCTCTTTGCTTCATCAACCCCCTCTTCATAAAGGTTCACCAACCAGACGGAGACACCGCTTCAGGTTCCTCAGGCACAACAAAGCAAGGCCTGAGGGAGGAACCTGTTAGAAGCAACCTAGATACTGACAACAAGGACACTCAACGCTCTGACGACTGTAGCTCAgatcacagtgacagcagccaggCACGTCAAAGCAACCTGCAGAGCCTTGGCAGAAACACCGGGCTACAGGACGATAACAGTGAatccagcaacagcagcagtcagaagCTGAGCACTGCAGACAGTGTGTCACGGTCCCCCCCTCCGCGCCCACCACCACCTCACTTTACGTCACGGCGCTCTGCCCGTCCTCTCCGACAGCGCAGTATGCCGGAGAAGATCTCTTGGATCAATGTCCCcaaggagaaggtggaggagagggaaagggagagggagagggggagcaGCCTCCTTTCTCGCCTTGGCTCTTCGCTAAGCATCAGCCCCTCATCCTCACCTCCCAAGAGACTCAGCATCAGCTCCCCCATATCGATCCCTCGGCCCTCCCTGCCGATCTCTCtatcatctctctcctcctccccacgTCGGGTAAAAGCCTCACCATCATCCAGTCAGGAGGATGCCCAGTGCCACTTGGCGCTAGAGGAACAGACTATTGAGAAGGCCCTTAAAAGGGCAAAACTGCGTAATACTAGCAGAACCTCTGACCAGGACTCGAGCAGTCCTCCAGACCCTTCACTGACAACAAGCAAACCGTCAGTTgtagcaggagaagaagaagaagcagtcaAGCAATGCGGTAGCGGTGGCCAGCGGCTGAGCGACATGAGCATTTCCACAGATTCCTCAGACTCTCTGGATTTCTCCCAGTCCTCGgccttcttccttcctcctctgcatgACCCCAGCCCCCCCACTGTGGCTGACTTCAACAcccacctccccctctccctcccaccTCCCCACCTGCCTTACTGCAGCATGGAGGAGGATGACGACGATGAAGatgacgaggacgaggaggagccCGACTATGGCGTCAGTCTCGAGAGTGACcaggaccaagaccaggacCTGACCATGGTGCCACCGGGACACCGCACAAAGCGGCGCCCCAGCGCCAGCGCTCTGGTGCTGCAGAAGGCCCTGCGAGGACAGCTGCGCAAGATGAGCGGCGTTTTCAACTCGCTGCTGACACCGGAGAAGAGGGCGATCCGCAGGGTGGTGGAGCTGTCCAGGGATAAAGGCTCGTATTTTGGCTGCCTGGTGCAGGACTACCTCAGCTACATGGGCGAGGGGGCAGGCACCCAGGCTTGGCAGGGCTACGCCTCTGGACTGGAGCTTCTGCAGACTCTGCGCCAGTTCATCACTCAGATGAAGAGCTACCTGCGACAGAGCTCTGAGCTGGAGCCTCCAATTGAGAGCCTCATTCCAGAAGACCAGATTG ACCGGGTCCTGGAAAAGGCCATGCACAAGTGTGTCCTGAAGTCCCTCAAACCAGTGGTGAGCGTGGCCCTGCAGGAGTTCCAGGTACGCAGTGGCGAGTGgcaggagctgaaggagaaCCTGTCATTGGCCAAGGCCAGGCCTCCGCAGGAAATGGGAGTGGCCGACACACTGCCCCCAGACCCCATGGCCATAGAGAAGATCAAGCATAAGTTCCTCACCATGAGCAAACTGTACTCCCCTGAGAAGAAGGTCACCATGCTGCTGAGAGTCTGCAAACTCATCTACACCATCATGGAGGACAATTCAG GTCGTCTGTACGGTGCTGATGACTTCCTGCCCATGCTGACCTACGTGCTGGCCCAGTGCGACATGCCGCAGCTGGACAATGAGATACTTTACATGATGGAGCTGCTGGACCCATCACTGCTTCACGGAGAAG GTGGTTACTATCTGACCAGCGCCTATGGGGCTATGTCCCTGATCAGAAAcatccaggaggagcaggcaGCCAGAGTGCTGAGCTCTGAAACCAGGGACACACTCCACCAGTGGCACCGCCGGCGTACCACCCAGCGCTCTGCCCCATCCTTTGATGACTTCCAG AATTACCTACGGGTGGCGCTGCAGGAGCTGGACAGTGGCTGCACAGCCAAGACTCTGCAGGTCCGACCTTATGCCACCGTGGAGGAGGTGTGTCAGCTGTGTGCCCACAAGTTTAAAGTGTCAGACCCTGAGAACTACAGCCTGTTCCTGGTGGTGGAGggcagcagccagcagctggcACCTGACACCCACCCCCAAAAGATCAAGGCTGAGCTCCACAGCCGCTCGCAGGCCACTCCCTTCCACTTTGTGTTCCGCCGCGTGGCCAACCTCAAGACCTCGTCGTCACCAGCTCCCCCGAATCCTACACTCAACCTCAACGACCTCACTGTGACCTCCGACAGCCAGGCCAACCTGAATGACCTCAGCATGGACCCATCGGCCCCCTCTGCCCAGCCCAGTCTTAGCTTGAGTCCTACTCTGAGCCTCAGCCTGCCACCCAGCCACCTCAATGGAAACTCCATATCGATATGA
- the LOC104933668 gene encoding ras and Rab interactor 2 isoform X2, whose translation MGNKTEPAEGDHNTDTLLGLGEEVGGLFLQASPCAGMGAGPAGARDSGYDSLHRRLSVLDRLVHTHAVWLQLGLSRHNATRILQSQPTGTFVVRKSSSLQKKVISLRMDKDSAVPVKDFPVKESQYTFSLEGSGLSFADLFRLVAFCCISRDVLPFTLKLPEAIASARTSADLEEVAKLGAGFWEGNQLCHKTKGSVSGIGAPDRPPPPSQSTVSLATTPGYPQLRTRTPSELDCCQSNGALCFINPLFIKVHQPDGDTASGSSGTTKQGLREEPVRSNLDTDNKDTQRSDDCSSDHSDSSQARQSNLQSLGRNTGLQDDNSESSNSSSQKLSTADSVSRSPPPRPPPPHFTSRRSARPLRQRSMPEKISWINVPKEKVEERERERERGSSLLSRLGSSLSISPSSSPPKRLSISSPISIPRPSLPISLSSLSSSPRRVKASPSSSQEDAQCHLALEEQTIEKALKRAKLRNTSRTSDQDSSSPPDPSLTTSKPSVVAGEEEEAVKQCGSGGQRLSDMSISTDSSDSLDFSQSSAFFLPPLHDPSPPTVADFNTHLPLSLPPPHLPYCSMEEDDDDEDDEDEEEPDYGVSLESDQDQDQDLTMVPPGHRTKRRPSASALVLQKALRGQLRKMSGVFNSLLTPEKRAIRRVVELSRDKGSYFGCLVQDYLSYMGEGAGTQAWQGYASGLELLQTLRQFITQMKSYLRQSSELEPPIESLIPEDQIDRVLEKAMHKCVLKSLKPVVSVALQEFQVRSGEWQELKENLSLAKARPPQEMGVADTLPPDPMAIEKIKHKFLTMSKLYSPEKKVTMLLRVCKLIYTIMEDNSGRLYGADDFLPMLTYVLAQCDMPQLDNEILYMMELLDPSLLHGEGGYYLTSAYGAMSLIRNIQEEQAARVLSSETRDTLHQWHRRRTTQRSAPSFDDFQNYLRVALQELDSGCTAKTLQVRPYATVEEVCQLCAHKFKVSDPENYSLFLVVEGSSQQLAPDTHPQKIKAELHSRSQATPFHFVFRRVANLKTSSSPAPPNPTLNLNDLTVTSDSQANLNDLSMDPSAPSAQPSLSLSPTLSLSLPPSHLNGNSISI comes from the exons ATGGGAAATAAAACTGAACCTGCAGAAGGAgaccacaacacagacacactcctcGG GCTGGGGGAAGAGGTGGGAGGTCTCTTTCTGCAGGCGTCGCCTTGTGCTGGAATGGGAGCAGGGCCGGCCGGAGCGAGAGATTCAGGCTACGACTCCCTCCATCGGCGGCTCAGCGTTCTGGACAGACTGGTGCATACACATGCTGTGTGGCTACAGCTGGGCCTCAGCCGCCACAACGCCACCCGTATACTGCAGAGCCAACCCACTGGG ACATTTGTGGTCAGGAAGTCGAGCAGCCTGCAGAAGAAAGTCATTTCTCTGCGTATGGACAAAGACTCTGCAGTTCCCGTCAAAGACTTCCCTGTGAAGGAGAGCCAGTACA CTTTCTCCTTGGAGGGATCAGGCCTGAGCTTCGCAGACCTTTTCCGTCTGGTGGCTTTCTGCTGCATCAGCAG ggatgTGTTGCCCTTCACTCTGAAGCTCCCAGAGGCCATTGCTTCAGCCAGAACATCTGCTGATCTTGAGGAGGTCGCTAAACTTGGAgcag gCTTCTGGGAAGGCAATCAGTTGTGCCACAAGACGAAGGGCTCAGTCTCAGGAATAGGTGCTCCCGACAGACCACCTCCACCTTCCCAGAGCACAGTCTCCTTGGCAACCACCCCAGGATACCCTCAGCTTCGAACTCGCACACCATCTGAGCTTGATTGTTGCCAGTCTAATGGAGCTCTTTGCTTCATCAACCCCCTCTTCATAAAGGTTCACCAACCAGACGGAGACACCGCTTCAGGTTCCTCAGGCACAACAAAGCAAGGCCTGAGGGAGGAACCTGTTAGAAGCAACCTAGATACTGACAACAAGGACACTCAACGCTCTGACGACTGTAGCTCAgatcacagtgacagcagccaggCACGTCAAAGCAACCTGCAGAGCCTTGGCAGAAACACCGGGCTACAGGACGATAACAGTGAatccagcaacagcagcagtcagaagCTGAGCACTGCAGACAGTGTGTCACGGTCCCCCCCTCCGCGCCCACCACCACCTCACTTTACGTCACGGCGCTCTGCCCGTCCTCTCCGACAGCGCAGTATGCCGGAGAAGATCTCTTGGATCAATGTCCCcaaggagaaggtggaggagagggaaagggagagggagagggggagcaGCCTCCTTTCTCGCCTTGGCTCTTCGCTAAGCATCAGCCCCTCATCCTCACCTCCCAAGAGACTCAGCATCAGCTCCCCCATATCGATCCCTCGGCCCTCCCTGCCGATCTCTCtatcatctctctcctcctccccacgTCGGGTAAAAGCCTCACCATCATCCAGTCAGGAGGATGCCCAGTGCCACTTGGCGCTAGAGGAACAGACTATTGAGAAGGCCCTTAAAAGGGCAAAACTGCGTAATACTAGCAGAACCTCTGACCAGGACTCGAGCAGTCCTCCAGACCCTTCACTGACAACAAGCAAACCGTCAGTTgtagcaggagaagaagaagaagcagtcaAGCAATGCGGTAGCGGTGGCCAGCGGCTGAGCGACATGAGCATTTCCACAGATTCCTCAGACTCTCTGGATTTCTCCCAGTCCTCGgccttcttccttcctcctctgcatgACCCCAGCCCCCCCACTGTGGCTGACTTCAACAcccacctccccctctccctcccaccTCCCCACCTGCCTTACTGCAGCATGGAGGAGGATGACGACGATGAAGatgacgaggacgaggaggagccCGACTATGGCGTCAGTCTCGAGAGTGACcaggaccaagaccaggacCTGACCATGGTGCCACCGGGACACCGCACAAAGCGGCGCCCCAGCGCCAGCGCTCTGGTGCTGCAGAAGGCCCTGCGAGGACAGCTGCGCAAGATGAGCGGCGTTTTCAACTCGCTGCTGACACCGGAGAAGAGGGCGATCCGCAGGGTGGTGGAGCTGTCCAGGGATAAAGGCTCGTATTTTGGCTGCCTGGTGCAGGACTACCTCAGCTACATGGGCGAGGGGGCAGGCACCCAGGCTTGGCAGGGCTACGCCTCTGGACTGGAGCTTCTGCAGACTCTGCGCCAGTTCATCACTCAGATGAAGAGCTACCTGCGACAGAGCTCTGAGCTGGAGCCTCCAATTGAGAGCCTCATTCCAGAAGACCAGATTG ACCGGGTCCTGGAAAAGGCCATGCACAAGTGTGTCCTGAAGTCCCTCAAACCAGTGGTGAGCGTGGCCCTGCAGGAGTTCCAGGTACGCAGTGGCGAGTGgcaggagctgaaggagaaCCTGTCATTGGCCAAGGCCAGGCCTCCGCAGGAAATGGGAGTGGCCGACACACTGCCCCCAGACCCCATGGCCATAGAGAAGATCAAGCATAAGTTCCTCACCATGAGCAAACTGTACTCCCCTGAGAAGAAGGTCACCATGCTGCTGAGAGTCTGCAAACTCATCTACACCATCATGGAGGACAATTCAG GTCGTCTGTACGGTGCTGATGACTTCCTGCCCATGCTGACCTACGTGCTGGCCCAGTGCGACATGCCGCAGCTGGACAATGAGATACTTTACATGATGGAGCTGCTGGACCCATCACTGCTTCACGGAGAAG GTGGTTACTATCTGACCAGCGCCTATGGGGCTATGTCCCTGATCAGAAAcatccaggaggagcaggcaGCCAGAGTGCTGAGCTCTGAAACCAGGGACACACTCCACCAGTGGCACCGCCGGCGTACCACCCAGCGCTCTGCCCCATCCTTTGATGACTTCCAG AATTACCTACGGGTGGCGCTGCAGGAGCTGGACAGTGGCTGCACAGCCAAGACTCTGCAGGTCCGACCTTATGCCACCGTGGAGGAGGTGTGTCAGCTGTGTGCCCACAAGTTTAAAGTGTCAGACCCTGAGAACTACAGCCTGTTCCTGGTGGTGGAGggcagcagccagcagctggcACCTGACACCCACCCCCAAAAGATCAAGGCTGAGCTCCACAGCCGCTCGCAGGCCACTCCCTTCCACTTTGTGTTCCGCCGCGTGGCCAACCTCAAGACCTCGTCGTCACCAGCTCCCCCGAATCCTACACTCAACCTCAACGACCTCACTGTGACCTCCGACAGCCAGGCCAACCTGAATGACCTCAGCATGGACCCATCGGCCCCCTCTGCCCAGCCCAGTCTTAGCTTGAGTCCTACTCTGAGCCTCAGCCTGCCACCCAGCCACCTCAATGGAAACTCCATATCGATATGA
- the LOC104933668 gene encoding ras and Rab interactor 2 isoform X3 — MGAGPAGARDSGYDSLHRRLSVLDRLVHTHAVWLQLGLSRHNATRILQSQPTGTFVVRKSSSLQKKVISLRMDKDSAVPVKDFPVKESQYTFSLEGSGLSFADLFRLVAFCCISRDVLPFTLKLPEAIASARTSADLEEVAKLGAGFWEGNQLCHKTKGSVSGIGAPDRPPPPSQSTVSLATTPGYPQLRTRTPSELDCCQSNGALCFINPLFIKVHQPDGDTASGSSGTTKQGLREEPVRSNLDTDNKDTQRSDDCSSDHSDSSQARQSNLQSLGRNTGLQDDNSESSNSSSQKLSTADSVSRSPPPRPPPPHFTSRRSARPLRQRSMPEKISWINVPKEKVEERERERERGSSLLSRLGSSLSISPSSSPPKRLSISSPISIPRPSLPISLSSLSSSPRRVKASPSSSQEDAQCHLALEEQTIEKALKRAKLRNTSRTSDQDSSSPPDPSLTTSKPSVVAGEEEEAVKQCGSGGQRLSDMSISTDSSDSLDFSQSSAFFLPPLHDPSPPTVADFNTHLPLSLPPPHLPYCSMEEDDDDEDDEDEEEPDYGVSLESDQDQDQDLTMVPPGHRTKRRPSASALVLQKALRGQLRKMSGVFNSLLTPEKRAIRRVVELSRDKGSYFGCLVQDYLSYMGEGAGTQAWQGYASGLELLQTLRQFITQMKSYLRQSSELEPPIESLIPEDQIDRVLEKAMHKCVLKSLKPVVSVALQEFQVRSGEWQELKENLSLAKARPPQEMGVADTLPPDPMAIEKIKHKFLTMSKLYSPEKKVTMLLRVCKLIYTIMEDNSGRLYGADDFLPMLTYVLAQCDMPQLDNEILYMMELLDPSLLHGEGGYYLTSAYGAMSLIRNIQEEQAARVLSSETRDTLHQWHRRRTTQRSAPSFDDFQNYLRVALQELDSGCTAKTLQVRPYATVEEVCQLCAHKFKVSDPENYSLFLVVEGSSQQLAPDTHPQKIKAELHSRSQATPFHFVFRRVANLKTSSSPAPPNPTLNLNDLTVTSDSQANLNDLSMDPSAPSAQPSLSLSPTLSLSLPPSHLNGNSISI, encoded by the exons ATGGGAGCAGGGCCGGCCGGAGCGAGAGATTCAGGCTACGACTCCCTCCATCGGCGGCTCAGCGTTCTGGACAGACTGGTGCATACACATGCTGTGTGGCTACAGCTGGGCCTCAGCCGCCACAACGCCACCCGTATACTGCAGAGCCAACCCACTGGG ACATTTGTGGTCAGGAAGTCGAGCAGCCTGCAGAAGAAAGTCATTTCTCTGCGTATGGACAAAGACTCTGCAGTTCCCGTCAAAGACTTCCCTGTGAAGGAGAGCCAGTACA CTTTCTCCTTGGAGGGATCAGGCCTGAGCTTCGCAGACCTTTTCCGTCTGGTGGCTTTCTGCTGCATCAGCAG ggatgTGTTGCCCTTCACTCTGAAGCTCCCAGAGGCCATTGCTTCAGCCAGAACATCTGCTGATCTTGAGGAGGTCGCTAAACTTGGAgcag gCTTCTGGGAAGGCAATCAGTTGTGCCACAAGACGAAGGGCTCAGTCTCAGGAATAGGTGCTCCCGACAGACCACCTCCACCTTCCCAGAGCACAGTCTCCTTGGCAACCACCCCAGGATACCCTCAGCTTCGAACTCGCACACCATCTGAGCTTGATTGTTGCCAGTCTAATGGAGCTCTTTGCTTCATCAACCCCCTCTTCATAAAGGTTCACCAACCAGACGGAGACACCGCTTCAGGTTCCTCAGGCACAACAAAGCAAGGCCTGAGGGAGGAACCTGTTAGAAGCAACCTAGATACTGACAACAAGGACACTCAACGCTCTGACGACTGTAGCTCAgatcacagtgacagcagccaggCACGTCAAAGCAACCTGCAGAGCCTTGGCAGAAACACCGGGCTACAGGACGATAACAGTGAatccagcaacagcagcagtcagaagCTGAGCACTGCAGACAGTGTGTCACGGTCCCCCCCTCCGCGCCCACCACCACCTCACTTTACGTCACGGCGCTCTGCCCGTCCTCTCCGACAGCGCAGTATGCCGGAGAAGATCTCTTGGATCAATGTCCCcaaggagaaggtggaggagagggaaagggagagggagagggggagcaGCCTCCTTTCTCGCCTTGGCTCTTCGCTAAGCATCAGCCCCTCATCCTCACCTCCCAAGAGACTCAGCATCAGCTCCCCCATATCGATCCCTCGGCCCTCCCTGCCGATCTCTCtatcatctctctcctcctccccacgTCGGGTAAAAGCCTCACCATCATCCAGTCAGGAGGATGCCCAGTGCCACTTGGCGCTAGAGGAACAGACTATTGAGAAGGCCCTTAAAAGGGCAAAACTGCGTAATACTAGCAGAACCTCTGACCAGGACTCGAGCAGTCCTCCAGACCCTTCACTGACAACAAGCAAACCGTCAGTTgtagcaggagaagaagaagaagcagtcaAGCAATGCGGTAGCGGTGGCCAGCGGCTGAGCGACATGAGCATTTCCACAGATTCCTCAGACTCTCTGGATTTCTCCCAGTCCTCGgccttcttccttcctcctctgcatgACCCCAGCCCCCCCACTGTGGCTGACTTCAACAcccacctccccctctccctcccaccTCCCCACCTGCCTTACTGCAGCATGGAGGAGGATGACGACGATGAAGatgacgaggacgaggaggagccCGACTATGGCGTCAGTCTCGAGAGTGACcaggaccaagaccaggacCTGACCATGGTGCCACCGGGACACCGCACAAAGCGGCGCCCCAGCGCCAGCGCTCTGGTGCTGCAGAAGGCCCTGCGAGGACAGCTGCGCAAGATGAGCGGCGTTTTCAACTCGCTGCTGACACCGGAGAAGAGGGCGATCCGCAGGGTGGTGGAGCTGTCCAGGGATAAAGGCTCGTATTTTGGCTGCCTGGTGCAGGACTACCTCAGCTACATGGGCGAGGGGGCAGGCACCCAGGCTTGGCAGGGCTACGCCTCTGGACTGGAGCTTCTGCAGACTCTGCGCCAGTTCATCACTCAGATGAAGAGCTACCTGCGACAGAGCTCTGAGCTGGAGCCTCCAATTGAGAGCCTCATTCCAGAAGACCAGATTG ACCGGGTCCTGGAAAAGGCCATGCACAAGTGTGTCCTGAAGTCCCTCAAACCAGTGGTGAGCGTGGCCCTGCAGGAGTTCCAGGTACGCAGTGGCGAGTGgcaggagctgaaggagaaCCTGTCATTGGCCAAGGCCAGGCCTCCGCAGGAAATGGGAGTGGCCGACACACTGCCCCCAGACCCCATGGCCATAGAGAAGATCAAGCATAAGTTCCTCACCATGAGCAAACTGTACTCCCCTGAGAAGAAGGTCACCATGCTGCTGAGAGTCTGCAAACTCATCTACACCATCATGGAGGACAATTCAG GTCGTCTGTACGGTGCTGATGACTTCCTGCCCATGCTGACCTACGTGCTGGCCCAGTGCGACATGCCGCAGCTGGACAATGAGATACTTTACATGATGGAGCTGCTGGACCCATCACTGCTTCACGGAGAAG GTGGTTACTATCTGACCAGCGCCTATGGGGCTATGTCCCTGATCAGAAAcatccaggaggagcaggcaGCCAGAGTGCTGAGCTCTGAAACCAGGGACACACTCCACCAGTGGCACCGCCGGCGTACCACCCAGCGCTCTGCCCCATCCTTTGATGACTTCCAG AATTACCTACGGGTGGCGCTGCAGGAGCTGGACAGTGGCTGCACAGCCAAGACTCTGCAGGTCCGACCTTATGCCACCGTGGAGGAGGTGTGTCAGCTGTGTGCCCACAAGTTTAAAGTGTCAGACCCTGAGAACTACAGCCTGTTCCTGGTGGTGGAGggcagcagccagcagctggcACCTGACACCCACCCCCAAAAGATCAAGGCTGAGCTCCACAGCCGCTCGCAGGCCACTCCCTTCCACTTTGTGTTCCGCCGCGTGGCCAACCTCAAGACCTCGTCGTCACCAGCTCCCCCGAATCCTACACTCAACCTCAACGACCTCACTGTGACCTCCGACAGCCAGGCCAACCTGAATGACCTCAGCATGGACCCATCGGCCCCCTCTGCCCAGCCCAGTCTTAGCTTGAGTCCTACTCTGAGCCTCAGCCTGCCACCCAGCCACCTCAATGGAAACTCCATATCGATATGA